In a genomic window of Lathamus discolor isolate bLatDis1 chromosome 4, bLatDis1.hap1, whole genome shotgun sequence:
- the MCF2L gene encoding guanine nucleotide exchange factor DBS isoform X1: MSQRRLLREGRESHFRTLPRFIQIFHGRRHSRNNPRQICSDEIMHQDIIPLCAADIQDQLKKQFAYLSGGRGGDGCPVITFPDYPAFSEIPEKEFQNVLTYLTSIPSLRDAGIGFILVIDRRQDKWTSVKASVLRITASFPGNLQLVLVLRPTGFFHRALSDIAFKFNKDEFKMKVPIIMLGSVSELQSYIDKTQLTEDLGGTLDYCHNRWLSRRTAIEGFAQKVKQTAQILQSFGTELAETELPNDVQSTSSLLATHTEKKDKMKEDIRLAVEQGDDILGSITKPGTENPEYKLNQDQLDSQTTVERLLAQLHETETAFDEFWIKHQQKLEQCLRLRNFEQNFREVKAALDTLSERLSAFLDVGNSCSHVEHILKDLASYEEKSCETVAKARMLASEGDAFIQSNHYAVDSIIPKCSELHQLCDAFTTEIERRRNLLNKSLELHGLLEKSMKWCDEGIYLLASQPVDKCQSQDGAESALQEIEKFLDTGASNKIKELNKIYREYAHILNEDLKEHVQKVFQKQESMEEMFQKRQVSLKKLAAKQTRPVQPVAPRPEAFVKSPCTSPGLQREYVSNSESSALRRVNYRRGKSEMTELHQSRGGSTMDDEENLAVLRQHVMNELIETERAYVEELLCVLEGYAAEMDNPLMAHLISPELQNKKDILFGNMEEIYHFHNRIFLRELENYVEYPELVGRCFLDQMEDFQIYEKYCQNKPRSESLWRQFSDSVFFQECQRKLDHKLSLDSYLLKPVQRITKYQLLLKEMLKYSKNCEGAEDLQEALTSILGILKAVNDSMHQIAITGYDGNLNELGKLLMQGSFNVWTDHKKGHSKVKDLARFKPMQRHLFLHEKAVLFCKKREENGEGYEKAPSYSYKHSLNMAAVGITENVKGDAKKFEIWYNAREEVYIIQAPTPEVKATWVNEIRKVLTSQLQACREASQHRTLEQTQSLPLPASSCTSPSRNHIRNTKKMEERKADLASLESFGTTVAPKYPEKGKETPSASAKSQTLPMILLTGPASPTSPDKKAKRHEVVSDPTPFGLRGWAKTSHSLDASEENDGWSSAEDPLNSSDAEEEGGGGGGEMKLTPGKYTVVTDYEKGVSEEFTVKSGDLVQLIREGEDGLWYVKNLSTGREGWIPANNLLTLIGNSKSAQSLSSSESGTASSTLSTSSSCSDSCNASSASFSDIKG; encoded by the exons TTTACGAGATGCTGGAATTGGATTTATTCTTGTCATAGATCGCAGACAGGACAAATGGACCTCCGTGAAAGCTTCTGTTCTGCGAATAACA GCATCTTTCCCAGGAAACCTTCAACTAGTCCTCGTTCTGCGCCCAACAGGGTTTTTTCATCGAGCTCTCTCGGACATTGCTTTCAAATTCAACAAAGAtgagtttaaaatgaaagtacCT atcaTAATGCTGGGCTCAGTATCAGAACTGCAGAGTTACATTGATAAAACACAATTAACAGAAGATCTTGGTGGCACCCTGGATTACTGCCATAACAGATGGCTGTCCCGTCGCACT GCTATAGAAGGTTTTGCCCAAAAGGTTAAGCAAACAGCTCAGATACTTCAGTCCTTTGGGACTGAGCTGGCTGAAACAGAACTACCAAATGATGTGCAATCAACCAGCTCCCTTCTTgcaacacacacagaaaagaaggaCAAAATGAAG gaGGATATCAGGTTAGCAGTAGAACAGGGAGATGATATCCTCGGAAGTATTACAAAACCAGGTACTGAGAATCCTGAATACAAACTGAATCAAGATCAGCTAGACAGCCAAACTACAGTAGAAAG gcttctGGCTCAATTACATGAAACGGAGACTGCCTTTGATGAGTTTTGGATTAAGCATCAGCAGAAACTTGAGCAGTGTCTGCGCCTTCGGAATTTTGAACAGAATTTCAGAGAG GTCAAAGCAGCTTTAGATACTTTGTCCGAGAGACTGTCTGCTTTCTTAGATGTGGGAAACAGCTGTTCACATGTGGAGCATATTTTGAAAGATCTTGCCAGCTATGAAGAAAAATCATGT GAAACTGTAGCAAAAGCCAGAATGCTAGCCTCAGAGGGTGATGCTTTTATTCAAAGCAATCATTATGCTGTGGACTCCATTATTCCAAAGTGCAGTGAACTTCATCAACTCTGTGATGCCTTCACTACTGAGATAGAACGGAGGAGGAATCTTCTTAACAAATCTCTAGAACTGCATGGCTTACTAGAAAAG tCTATGAAGTGGTGTGATGAAGGAATTTATCTGCTGGCTTCGCAGCCAGTAGATAAGTGTCAGTCTCAGGATGGTGCAGAATCAGCATTACAGGAGATTGAGAAGTTCCTAGACACTGGTGCAAGCAATAAAATCAAAGAGTTGAATAAAATTTACAGAGAGTATGCGCACATCCTCAATGAAGACCTAAAG GAGCATGTGCAAAAGGTTTTCCAGAAGCAAGAAAGTAtggaagaaatgtttcaaaagAGACAAGTAAGTCTTAAGAAACTGGCAGCTAAGCAGACACGTCCTGTTCAGCCAGTTGCACCAAGACCTGAAGCCTTTGTAAAATCTCCTTGTACCTCTCCAG GTCTTCAAAGAGAATACGTATCCAACTCAGAAAGCAGTGCACTTCGGAGGGTAAATTACAGAAGAGGAAAG AGTGAGATGACTGAACTCCATCAAAGCAGAGGAGGATCTACAATGGATGATGAAGAAAACTTAGCTGTGTTACGGCA GCATGTAATGAATGAACTTATTGAGACTGAACGAGCATATGTGGAAGAACTTCTCTGTGTTCTTGAG GGTTATGCTGCAGAGATGGACAACCCCTTAATGGCTCATCTCATTTCACCAGAACTCCAGAATAAGAAGGACATCTTGTTTGGGAACATGGAAGAAATTTATCACTTTCACAATAG AATATTCTTGAGAGAACTAGAAAACTATGTCGAATACCCAGAACTAGTAGGACGGTGCTTTCTGGATCAG ATGGAAGATTTCCAGATTTATGAAAAATACTGTCAAAATAAACCTCGGTCTGAAAGTTTGTGGAGGCAGTTTTCAGATTCTGTGTTCTTTCAA GAATGTCAAAGGAAACTTGATCACAAGCTCAGTTTGGACTCGTACTTGCTGAAACCTGTTCAAAGAATAACCAAATACCAATTATTGCTAAAG GAAATGCTGAAGTACAGCAAAAactgtgaaggtgctgaagaTCTTCAGGAGGCATTAACTTCTATACTGGGTATTCTCAAAGCAGTTAATGATTCTATGCACCAGATAGCTATTACAGGCTATGAT GGTAACCTGAATGAGCTAGGCAAGCTTTTAATGCAGGGATCCTTCAATGTCTGGACTGATCATAAAAAGGGTCACTCAAAGGTGAAAGATTTGGCCCGCTTCAAGCCAATGCAGCGACATCTCTTCCTCCATGAGAAAGCAGTGTTGTTCTGTAAAAAGCgagaagaaaatggagaaggATATGAGAAAGCACCTTCTTATAGCTACAAACACTCCTTAAAT ATGGCAGCAGTTGGAATAACAGAAAATGTCAAAGGTGATGCAAAAAAATTTGAAATCTGGTATAATGCACGGGAAGAAGTTTACATTATACAG GCACCAACACCTGAAGTTAAAGCTACTTGGgtaaatgaaataagaaaagtgCTGACGAGTCAACTGCAGGCATGCAGag AAGCTAGTCAGCACAGGACACTAGAACAAACACAAAGTTTACCTCTACCAGCATCATCCTGTACAAG TCCTTCACGGAACCACAtcagaaacaccaaaaaaatGGAGGAGAGAAAAGCTGATCTTGCAAGTCTAGAAAGTTTTGGCACCACAGTAGCACCAAAGTACCCTGAGAAAGGCAAAG AAACTCCATCTGCTTCTGCTAAAAGCCAGACATTGCCAATGATCCTTCTTACAGGACCAG cttctcctACAAGTCCTGACAAAAAAGCTAAACGGCATGAAGTAGTGAGTGACCCAACTCCTTTTGGTTTAAGAG GTTGGGCTAAAACATCTCATTCTCTTGATGCATCTGAAGAAAATGACGGCTGGTCTAGTGCTGAAGATCCGCTGAATTCGTCAGATGcggaggaagaaggaggaggaggaggaggcgaaATGAAGCTG ACTCCTGGCAAATACACAGTTGTGACCGATTATGAGAAAGGAGTTTCTGAAGAATTTACAGTGAAAAGTGGAGATCTAGTTCAACTGATCCGTGAAGGGGAGGATGGACTCTG GTATGTGAAGAACCTGAGCACTGGTAGAGAAGGCTGGATTCCAGCAAACAACCTGCTGACGCTCATAGGCAATTCCAAATCAGCTCAGTCTTTAAGCAGCTCTG agTCAGGCACTGCCTCCAGCACTTTGAGCACATCATCAAGTTGCAGTGACAGCTGCAATGCCAGCAGCGCCAGCTTCTCAGACATTAAGGGCTAA
- the MCF2L gene encoding guanine nucleotide exchange factor DBS isoform X4, translating into MSKLNETDEIMHQDIIPLCAADIQDQLKKQFAYLSGGRGGDGCPVITFPDYPAFSEIPEKEFQNVLTYLTSIPSLRDAGIGFILVIDRRQDKWTSVKASVLRITASFPGNLQLVLVLRPTGFFHRALSDIAFKFNKDEFKMKVPIIMLGSVSELQSYIDKTQLTEDLGGTLDYCHNRWLSRRTAIEGFAQKVKQTAQILQSFGTELAETELPNDVQSTSSLLATHTEKKDKMKEDIRLAVEQGDDILGSITKPGTENPEYKLNQDQLDSQTTVERLLAQLHETETAFDEFWIKHQQKLEQCLRLRNFEQNFREVKAALDTLSERLSAFLDVGNSCSHVEHILKDLASYEEKSCETVAKARMLASEGDAFIQSNHYAVDSIIPKCSELHQLCDAFTTEIERRRNLLNKSLELHGLLEKSMKWCDEGIYLLASQPVDKCQSQDGAESALQEIEKFLDTGASNKIKELNKIYREYAHILNEDLKEHVQKVFQKQESMEEMFQKRQVSLKKLAAKQTRPVQPVAPRPEAFVKSPCTSPGLQREYVSNSESSALRRVNYRRGKSEMTELHQSRGGSTMDDEENLAVLRQHVMNELIETERAYVEELLCVLEGYAAEMDNPLMAHLISPELQNKKDILFGNMEEIYHFHNRIFLRELENYVEYPELVGRCFLDQMEDFQIYEKYCQNKPRSESLWRQFSDSVFFQECQRKLDHKLSLDSYLLKPVQRITKYQLLLKEMLKYSKNCEGAEDLQEALTSILGILKAVNDSMHQIAITGYDGNLNELGKLLMQGSFNVWTDHKKGHSKVKDLARFKPMQRHLFLHEKAVLFCKKREENGEGYEKAPSYSYKHSLNMAAVGITENVKGDAKKFEIWYNAREEVYIIQAPTPEVKATWVNEIRKVLTSQLQACREASQHRTLEQTQSLPLPASSCTSPSRNHIRNTKKMEERKADLASLESFGTTVAPKYPEKGKETPSASAKSQTLPMILLTGPASPTSPDKKAKRHEVVSDPTPFGLRGWAKTSHSLDASEENDGWSSAEDPLNSSDAEEEGGGGGGEMKLTPGKYTVVTDYEKGVSEEFTVKSGDLVQLIREGEDGLWYVKNLSTGREGWIPANNLLTLIGNSKSAQSLSSSESGTASSTLSTSSSCSDSCNASSASFSDIKG; encoded by the exons TTTACGAGATGCTGGAATTGGATTTATTCTTGTCATAGATCGCAGACAGGACAAATGGACCTCCGTGAAAGCTTCTGTTCTGCGAATAACA GCATCTTTCCCAGGAAACCTTCAACTAGTCCTCGTTCTGCGCCCAACAGGGTTTTTTCATCGAGCTCTCTCGGACATTGCTTTCAAATTCAACAAAGAtgagtttaaaatgaaagtacCT atcaTAATGCTGGGCTCAGTATCAGAACTGCAGAGTTACATTGATAAAACACAATTAACAGAAGATCTTGGTGGCACCCTGGATTACTGCCATAACAGATGGCTGTCCCGTCGCACT GCTATAGAAGGTTTTGCCCAAAAGGTTAAGCAAACAGCTCAGATACTTCAGTCCTTTGGGACTGAGCTGGCTGAAACAGAACTACCAAATGATGTGCAATCAACCAGCTCCCTTCTTgcaacacacacagaaaagaaggaCAAAATGAAG gaGGATATCAGGTTAGCAGTAGAACAGGGAGATGATATCCTCGGAAGTATTACAAAACCAGGTACTGAGAATCCTGAATACAAACTGAATCAAGATCAGCTAGACAGCCAAACTACAGTAGAAAG gcttctGGCTCAATTACATGAAACGGAGACTGCCTTTGATGAGTTTTGGATTAAGCATCAGCAGAAACTTGAGCAGTGTCTGCGCCTTCGGAATTTTGAACAGAATTTCAGAGAG GTCAAAGCAGCTTTAGATACTTTGTCCGAGAGACTGTCTGCTTTCTTAGATGTGGGAAACAGCTGTTCACATGTGGAGCATATTTTGAAAGATCTTGCCAGCTATGAAGAAAAATCATGT GAAACTGTAGCAAAAGCCAGAATGCTAGCCTCAGAGGGTGATGCTTTTATTCAAAGCAATCATTATGCTGTGGACTCCATTATTCCAAAGTGCAGTGAACTTCATCAACTCTGTGATGCCTTCACTACTGAGATAGAACGGAGGAGGAATCTTCTTAACAAATCTCTAGAACTGCATGGCTTACTAGAAAAG tCTATGAAGTGGTGTGATGAAGGAATTTATCTGCTGGCTTCGCAGCCAGTAGATAAGTGTCAGTCTCAGGATGGTGCAGAATCAGCATTACAGGAGATTGAGAAGTTCCTAGACACTGGTGCAAGCAATAAAATCAAAGAGTTGAATAAAATTTACAGAGAGTATGCGCACATCCTCAATGAAGACCTAAAG GAGCATGTGCAAAAGGTTTTCCAGAAGCAAGAAAGTAtggaagaaatgtttcaaaagAGACAAGTAAGTCTTAAGAAACTGGCAGCTAAGCAGACACGTCCTGTTCAGCCAGTTGCACCAAGACCTGAAGCCTTTGTAAAATCTCCTTGTACCTCTCCAG GTCTTCAAAGAGAATACGTATCCAACTCAGAAAGCAGTGCACTTCGGAGGGTAAATTACAGAAGAGGAAAG AGTGAGATGACTGAACTCCATCAAAGCAGAGGAGGATCTACAATGGATGATGAAGAAAACTTAGCTGTGTTACGGCA GCATGTAATGAATGAACTTATTGAGACTGAACGAGCATATGTGGAAGAACTTCTCTGTGTTCTTGAG GGTTATGCTGCAGAGATGGACAACCCCTTAATGGCTCATCTCATTTCACCAGAACTCCAGAATAAGAAGGACATCTTGTTTGGGAACATGGAAGAAATTTATCACTTTCACAATAG AATATTCTTGAGAGAACTAGAAAACTATGTCGAATACCCAGAACTAGTAGGACGGTGCTTTCTGGATCAG ATGGAAGATTTCCAGATTTATGAAAAATACTGTCAAAATAAACCTCGGTCTGAAAGTTTGTGGAGGCAGTTTTCAGATTCTGTGTTCTTTCAA GAATGTCAAAGGAAACTTGATCACAAGCTCAGTTTGGACTCGTACTTGCTGAAACCTGTTCAAAGAATAACCAAATACCAATTATTGCTAAAG GAAATGCTGAAGTACAGCAAAAactgtgaaggtgctgaagaTCTTCAGGAGGCATTAACTTCTATACTGGGTATTCTCAAAGCAGTTAATGATTCTATGCACCAGATAGCTATTACAGGCTATGAT GGTAACCTGAATGAGCTAGGCAAGCTTTTAATGCAGGGATCCTTCAATGTCTGGACTGATCATAAAAAGGGTCACTCAAAGGTGAAAGATTTGGCCCGCTTCAAGCCAATGCAGCGACATCTCTTCCTCCATGAGAAAGCAGTGTTGTTCTGTAAAAAGCgagaagaaaatggagaaggATATGAGAAAGCACCTTCTTATAGCTACAAACACTCCTTAAAT ATGGCAGCAGTTGGAATAACAGAAAATGTCAAAGGTGATGCAAAAAAATTTGAAATCTGGTATAATGCACGGGAAGAAGTTTACATTATACAG GCACCAACACCTGAAGTTAAAGCTACTTGGgtaaatgaaataagaaaagtgCTGACGAGTCAACTGCAGGCATGCAGag AAGCTAGTCAGCACAGGACACTAGAACAAACACAAAGTTTACCTCTACCAGCATCATCCTGTACAAG TCCTTCACGGAACCACAtcagaaacaccaaaaaaatGGAGGAGAGAAAAGCTGATCTTGCAAGTCTAGAAAGTTTTGGCACCACAGTAGCACCAAAGTACCCTGAGAAAGGCAAAG AAACTCCATCTGCTTCTGCTAAAAGCCAGACATTGCCAATGATCCTTCTTACAGGACCAG cttctcctACAAGTCCTGACAAAAAAGCTAAACGGCATGAAGTAGTGAGTGACCCAACTCCTTTTGGTTTAAGAG GTTGGGCTAAAACATCTCATTCTCTTGATGCATCTGAAGAAAATGACGGCTGGTCTAGTGCTGAAGATCCGCTGAATTCGTCAGATGcggaggaagaaggaggaggaggaggaggcgaaATGAAGCTG ACTCCTGGCAAATACACAGTTGTGACCGATTATGAGAAAGGAGTTTCTGAAGAATTTACAGTGAAAAGTGGAGATCTAGTTCAACTGATCCGTGAAGGGGAGGATGGACTCTG GTATGTGAAGAACCTGAGCACTGGTAGAGAAGGCTGGATTCCAGCAAACAACCTGCTGACGCTCATAGGCAATTCCAAATCAGCTCAGTCTTTAAGCAGCTCTG agTCAGGCACTGCCTCCAGCACTTTGAGCACATCATCAAGTTGCAGTGACAGCTGCAATGCCAGCAGCGCCAGCTTCTCAGACATTAAGGGCTAA
- the MCF2L gene encoding guanine nucleotide exchange factor DBS isoform X5, translated as MSQRRLLREGRESHFRTLPRFIQIFHGRRHSRNNPRQICSDEIMHQDIIPLCAADIQDQLKKQFAYLSGGRGGDGCPVITFPDYPAFSEIPEKEFQNVLTYLTSIPSLRDAGIGFILVIDRRQDKWTSVKASVLRITASFPGNLQLVLVLRPTGFFHRALSDIAFKFNKDEFKMKVPIIMLGSVSELQSYIDKTQLTEDLGGTLDYCHNRWLSRRTAIEGFAQKVKQTAQILQSFGTELAETELPNDVQSTSSLLATHTEKKDKMKEDIRLAVEQGDDILGSITKPGTENPEYKLNQDQLDSQTTVERLLAQLHETETAFDEFWIKHQQKLEQCLRLRNFEQNFREVKAALDTLSERLSAFLDVGNSCSHVEHILKDLASYEEKSCETVAKARMLASEGDAFIQSNHYAVDSIIPKCSELHQLCDAFTTEIERRRNLLNKSLELHGLLEKSMKWCDEGIYLLASQPVDKCQSQDGAESALQEIEKFLDTGASNKIKELNKIYREYAHILNEDLKEHVQKVFQKQESMEEMFQKRQVSLKKLAAKQTRPVQPVAPRPEAFVKSPCTSPGLQREYVSNSESSALRRVNYRRGKSEMTELHQSRGGSTMDDEENLAVLRQHVMNELIETERAYVEELLCVLEGYAAEMDNPLMAHLISPELQNKKDILFGNMEEIYHFHNRIFLRELENYVEYPELVGRCFLDQMEDFQIYEKYCQNKPRSESLWRQFSDSVFFQECQRKLDHKLSLDSYLLKPVQRITKYQLLLKEMLKYSKNCEGAEDLQEALTSILGILKAVNDSMHQIAITGYDGNLNELGKLLMQGSFNVWTDHKKGHSKVKDLARFKPMQRHLFLHEKAVLFCKKREENGEGYEKAPSYSYKHSLNMAAVGITENVKGDAKKFEIWYNAREEVYIIQAPTPEVKATWVNEIRKVLTSQLQACREASQHRTLEQTQSLPLPASSCTSPSRNHIRNTKKMEERKADLASLESFGTTVAPKYPEKGKGWAKTSHSLDASEENDGWSSAEDPLNSSDAEEEGGGGGGEMKLTPGKYTVVTDYEKGVSEEFTVKSGDLVQLIREGEDGLWYVKNLSTGREGWIPANNLLTLIGNSKSAQSLSSSESGTASSTLSTSSSCSDSCNASSASFSDIKG; from the exons TTTACGAGATGCTGGAATTGGATTTATTCTTGTCATAGATCGCAGACAGGACAAATGGACCTCCGTGAAAGCTTCTGTTCTGCGAATAACA GCATCTTTCCCAGGAAACCTTCAACTAGTCCTCGTTCTGCGCCCAACAGGGTTTTTTCATCGAGCTCTCTCGGACATTGCTTTCAAATTCAACAAAGAtgagtttaaaatgaaagtacCT atcaTAATGCTGGGCTCAGTATCAGAACTGCAGAGTTACATTGATAAAACACAATTAACAGAAGATCTTGGTGGCACCCTGGATTACTGCCATAACAGATGGCTGTCCCGTCGCACT GCTATAGAAGGTTTTGCCCAAAAGGTTAAGCAAACAGCTCAGATACTTCAGTCCTTTGGGACTGAGCTGGCTGAAACAGAACTACCAAATGATGTGCAATCAACCAGCTCCCTTCTTgcaacacacacagaaaagaaggaCAAAATGAAG gaGGATATCAGGTTAGCAGTAGAACAGGGAGATGATATCCTCGGAAGTATTACAAAACCAGGTACTGAGAATCCTGAATACAAACTGAATCAAGATCAGCTAGACAGCCAAACTACAGTAGAAAG gcttctGGCTCAATTACATGAAACGGAGACTGCCTTTGATGAGTTTTGGATTAAGCATCAGCAGAAACTTGAGCAGTGTCTGCGCCTTCGGAATTTTGAACAGAATTTCAGAGAG GTCAAAGCAGCTTTAGATACTTTGTCCGAGAGACTGTCTGCTTTCTTAGATGTGGGAAACAGCTGTTCACATGTGGAGCATATTTTGAAAGATCTTGCCAGCTATGAAGAAAAATCATGT GAAACTGTAGCAAAAGCCAGAATGCTAGCCTCAGAGGGTGATGCTTTTATTCAAAGCAATCATTATGCTGTGGACTCCATTATTCCAAAGTGCAGTGAACTTCATCAACTCTGTGATGCCTTCACTACTGAGATAGAACGGAGGAGGAATCTTCTTAACAAATCTCTAGAACTGCATGGCTTACTAGAAAAG tCTATGAAGTGGTGTGATGAAGGAATTTATCTGCTGGCTTCGCAGCCAGTAGATAAGTGTCAGTCTCAGGATGGTGCAGAATCAGCATTACAGGAGATTGAGAAGTTCCTAGACACTGGTGCAAGCAATAAAATCAAAGAGTTGAATAAAATTTACAGAGAGTATGCGCACATCCTCAATGAAGACCTAAAG GAGCATGTGCAAAAGGTTTTCCAGAAGCAAGAAAGTAtggaagaaatgtttcaaaagAGACAAGTAAGTCTTAAGAAACTGGCAGCTAAGCAGACACGTCCTGTTCAGCCAGTTGCACCAAGACCTGAAGCCTTTGTAAAATCTCCTTGTACCTCTCCAG GTCTTCAAAGAGAATACGTATCCAACTCAGAAAGCAGTGCACTTCGGAGGGTAAATTACAGAAGAGGAAAG AGTGAGATGACTGAACTCCATCAAAGCAGAGGAGGATCTACAATGGATGATGAAGAAAACTTAGCTGTGTTACGGCA GCATGTAATGAATGAACTTATTGAGACTGAACGAGCATATGTGGAAGAACTTCTCTGTGTTCTTGAG GGTTATGCTGCAGAGATGGACAACCCCTTAATGGCTCATCTCATTTCACCAGAACTCCAGAATAAGAAGGACATCTTGTTTGGGAACATGGAAGAAATTTATCACTTTCACAATAG AATATTCTTGAGAGAACTAGAAAACTATGTCGAATACCCAGAACTAGTAGGACGGTGCTTTCTGGATCAG ATGGAAGATTTCCAGATTTATGAAAAATACTGTCAAAATAAACCTCGGTCTGAAAGTTTGTGGAGGCAGTTTTCAGATTCTGTGTTCTTTCAA GAATGTCAAAGGAAACTTGATCACAAGCTCAGTTTGGACTCGTACTTGCTGAAACCTGTTCAAAGAATAACCAAATACCAATTATTGCTAAAG GAAATGCTGAAGTACAGCAAAAactgtgaaggtgctgaagaTCTTCAGGAGGCATTAACTTCTATACTGGGTATTCTCAAAGCAGTTAATGATTCTATGCACCAGATAGCTATTACAGGCTATGAT GGTAACCTGAATGAGCTAGGCAAGCTTTTAATGCAGGGATCCTTCAATGTCTGGACTGATCATAAAAAGGGTCACTCAAAGGTGAAAGATTTGGCCCGCTTCAAGCCAATGCAGCGACATCTCTTCCTCCATGAGAAAGCAGTGTTGTTCTGTAAAAAGCgagaagaaaatggagaaggATATGAGAAAGCACCTTCTTATAGCTACAAACACTCCTTAAAT ATGGCAGCAGTTGGAATAACAGAAAATGTCAAAGGTGATGCAAAAAAATTTGAAATCTGGTATAATGCACGGGAAGAAGTTTACATTATACAG GCACCAACACCTGAAGTTAAAGCTACTTGGgtaaatgaaataagaaaagtgCTGACGAGTCAACTGCAGGCATGCAGag AAGCTAGTCAGCACAGGACACTAGAACAAACACAAAGTTTACCTCTACCAGCATCATCCTGTACAAG TCCTTCACGGAACCACAtcagaaacaccaaaaaaatGGAGGAGAGAAAAGCTGATCTTGCAAGTCTAGAAAGTTTTGGCACCACAGTAGCACCAAAGTACCCTGAGAAAGGCAAAG GTTGGGCTAAAACATCTCATTCTCTTGATGCATCTGAAGAAAATGACGGCTGGTCTAGTGCTGAAGATCCGCTGAATTCGTCAGATGcggaggaagaaggaggaggaggaggaggcgaaATGAAGCTG ACTCCTGGCAAATACACAGTTGTGACCGATTATGAGAAAGGAGTTTCTGAAGAATTTACAGTGAAAAGTGGAGATCTAGTTCAACTGATCCGTGAAGGGGAGGATGGACTCTG GTATGTGAAGAACCTGAGCACTGGTAGAGAAGGCTGGATTCCAGCAAACAACCTGCTGACGCTCATAGGCAATTCCAAATCAGCTCAGTCTTTAAGCAGCTCTG agTCAGGCACTGCCTCCAGCACTTTGAGCACATCATCAAGTTGCAGTGACAGCTGCAATGCCAGCAGCGCCAGCTTCTCAGACATTAAGGGCTAA